Proteins from a genomic interval of Methanoplanus endosymbiosus:
- a CDS encoding methyl-accepting chemotaxis protein — translation MDITELTNKLEKYLGGDISTSVDLDRVDDELIPVGKLINRLIEEKNNCDKKGDYLYKTVITAPIPLLMIDQNLVIEDLNDDFIELSGLNKENIISRKMSDLYSEFNIIKIEGDGTKDALEKKRRTEGRFNMTFRGEKRIIKVAAIPVLDGKGHVRNINTTWVDITDIENERAWFESILDVIPFPVSVTDMDMNWTYLNTATAKMANVSKKEAIGTQCSRWNANICKTKDCGVECLRKGKDKTFFEQDGGNFMVDAAWIRDAAGKNIGHVEIIQDITATTKVGEYLKQEVAKVAADLEYIAKGRFEDVKLTVGEADQYTKDVREQFVEITESIRSVNDTFRGLVVEIEELVTAGTDGRLGVRSDSKKYHGEYVDLVENLNNLMDAIATPINEAMTICNSYADADFTARFSDIIPVKGDFLKFKEAINAIGINVAEAMKVTSNVTKQISANSYEVGKGTDEVAKAAEGVANTSQKAAELTKELLISIEDINRQIADLSASNEEIASTSQEVFNAANHVVEIGKEAQGLANDTNKKMGNVEKIAKESVDEICDLTEKVKEVSNVVKLINDITGQINLLALNAAIEAARAGEHGRGFAVVAGEVKNLAAEARTAADSIGSVVSMVQTSSEKTAGAINNANKEIVDGVESVTKTLEALNTIISNAGQVTTDIGEITKAIEDQANISNNVVQSVDKGTLKTKEVQREAEELAALAEEASASVEEIGSAIHEVNALVKELDTANARFKY, via the coding sequence ATGGATATAACAGAACTCACAAATAAACTTGAAAAATATTTGGGTGGCGACATAAGCACATCAGTCGATTTAGACAGAGTTGATGACGAATTAATACCCGTTGGAAAGTTGATCAACAGGCTGATTGAAGAAAAAAATAATTGCGACAAAAAGGGGGATTATCTTTACAAAACTGTAATTACAGCCCCGATTCCTCTGTTAATGATAGACCAGAATCTCGTAATTGAGGATCTGAATGATGATTTTATTGAATTATCGGGACTGAATAAAGAGAATATCATCTCACGAAAGATGAGTGATCTCTATTCTGAGTTTAACATCATAAAAATTGAGGGTGACGGGACAAAGGATGCCCTTGAGAAGAAAAGAAGAACAGAAGGCAGGTTCAACATGACCTTCAGAGGGGAGAAGAGAATAATAAAAGTAGCTGCAATCCCCGTCCTTGACGGGAAAGGTCATGTAAGAAATATAAACACAACATGGGTTGATATAACCGATATAGAAAACGAGAGAGCCTGGTTTGAATCAATTCTTGATGTAATACCATTCCCTGTATCAGTTACAGACATGGATATGAACTGGACCTATTTAAACACTGCAACAGCAAAAATGGCAAATGTCAGTAAAAAAGAGGCTATCGGCACACAGTGCAGCAGATGGAATGCAAATATATGCAAAACAAAAGACTGCGGTGTCGAATGCTTAAGAAAAGGAAAAGATAAGACATTCTTTGAGCAGGACGGCGGAAACTTCATGGTGGATGCCGCATGGATCAGGGATGCTGCGGGTAAGAATATCGGCCATGTTGAGATAATTCAGGACATCACCGCAACAACAAAAGTGGGGGAATATCTGAAGCAGGAGGTTGCAAAGGTTGCAGCTGACCTTGAATACATAGCAAAAGGGAGATTTGAAGATGTAAAGCTGACTGTCGGAGAGGCAGACCAATACACAAAGGATGTAAGGGAGCAGTTTGTGGAGATCACAGAATCAATAAGATCTGTAAATGACACCTTCAGAGGGCTTGTTGTTGAGATTGAGGAACTTGTCACTGCCGGAACAGACGGCAGGCTTGGAGTCAGATCTGATAGTAAAAAGTATCACGGCGAATATGTTGACCTCGTTGAAAACCTCAATAATTTAATGGATGCCATTGCAACGCCTATAAACGAGGCAATGACCATATGCAACAGTTATGCAGATGCAGACTTTACAGCAAGATTTTCAGACATTATTCCTGTAAAAGGTGATTTCCTGAAATTTAAGGAGGCAATAAATGCCATAGGGATAAATGTTGCTGAAGCGATGAAAGTGACAAGCAATGTCACAAAACAGATCTCAGCAAACTCATATGAGGTCGGAAAGGGAACTGACGAAGTTGCAAAGGCGGCAGAAGGGGTCGCAAACACAAGCCAGAAAGCGGCAGAACTGACAAAAGAACTGCTGATCAGCATTGAGGATATAAACCGGCAGATTGCCGACCTTTCAGCATCCAATGAGGAGATTGCCAGCACATCACAGGAAGTATTCAATGCCGCAAACCATGTCGTCGAAATTGGAAAAGAGGCACAGGGACTTGCCAATGATACAAACAAAAAGATGGGCAATGTCGAAAAAATTGCAAAGGAGAGTGTTGATGAGATATGCGACCTGACTGAGAAGGTAAAGGAAGTCAGCAATGTCGTAAAACTGATAAATGACATCACAGGACAGATTAATCTCCTTGCCCTCAATGCAGCCATTGAAGCAGCACGTGCGGGTGAGCACGGACGTGGATTTGCTGTTGTTGCCGGAGAGGTCAAAAACCTTGCAGCAGAGGCCAGAACAGCAGCAGATTCAATAGGAAGCGTTGTTTCGATGGTTCAGACAAGCAGTGAGAAGACAGCCGGAGCAATTAATAATGCCAACAAAGAGATCGTTGACGGTGTTGAGAGCGTGACAAAGACACTTGAAGCCCTCAATACAATAATCAGCAATGCCGGACAGGTCACAACCGATATAGGCGAGATCACAAAGGCAATTGAGGACCAGGCAAATATATCCAACAATGTCGTCCAGTCGGTTGACAAAGGAACATTAAAGACAAAAGAGGTTCAGAGAGAAGCAGAGGAACTTGCAGCCCTTGCAGAAGAGGCAAGTGCATCTGTAGAAGAGATTGGAAGTGCAATTCATGAAGTAAATGCACTTGTAAAAGAACTTGACACTGCAAATGCCAGATTCAAATACTGA